In Spirosoma sp. KUDC1026, the sequence CCTGATTCCCAAACTGATCGTTGCCGGCCTGATGCTGGTGGTTGGGCTGTTTATCTCCGAAGGCCTGAAAAAATTTATCATCAACCTGTGCGACTCGTTTAACATCAGCGCGGGCCGAATGCTTGGCACGATTGTCTTCTCATTTTTTCTGGTTATCACGTTGATCAACGCGTTGGGTCAGGCGGGAATCAATACCGAGCTGTTGGAGTCAAGTTTTAACCTGATCATTGGTGGGGTCATCTTTGCTTTTGCCATTGGCTACGGGATTGCCTCACGCGACGTGATGGCCAATATTATCTCTTCGTTCTATTCCAAGAATAAATACCGGGAGGGGCAGGTTATCCAGATCGATGATGTAAAAGGCGAAATTATCAAGATCGACGCTACGTCTGTAACGCTGCAGACGGGAGATACCATAACGGTATTTCCATTGCAAACGCTGCAGACAAAAAAAGTAGAGGTCTTCTAAAAAGACCTCTGTCGACGCTGTCTGATCGCGAAATTCTCAGTAGGAAACGACGGAGTAGCATTAAAAACGACAACGTATTGCGTAGCGTGAACTAATCGCCCGGTAATTTAGCCGGGCTTTTTTATTGATAGTACTTATGAAAGGAACGTTACATTTTCTGCTGGCCTGGCTCATCAGTTACGGGGCTCTTGCTCAGGATACGACTGTAGTAAAAAACTTCAAGGATACCCTGGTTGTCAAAATCAAATTCGATACAACCTACTGGCAGCGATCATTTAGTGGCGGCATTAACCTGAACCAGGCTTCGTTCACGAACTGGTCGGGGGGCGGAATTAATTCGATTGCGCTGGGGAGCACGGTCTCAGCCCGGGCGCTTTACATGAAAGGGCAGTGGTCCTGGGATAATACCGGCGATTTTCAACTGGGTTATATCACGCAGGAAGGCGTCCGCCGTAAATCATCCGATCAGATTTTAATAACATCAGCGGTGGGCCTGAAAGCGTCGCCCGTGCTGGACTATTTCTTTTCCAGCACGTTCTCCTCCTATTTTGCGCCCGGTTATCAATACACCAAACTCGCCCCGGAGCAAACCCAGCTCAAAATATCCAACTTTCTGAGCCCCGGTCAGCTCAGTCTGGCGTGGGGGCTAGCCTATAAGCCACAAACCTGGCTGTCGGTGCGGCTTAGTCCCTTTTCGCCCCGGTTTACGTTTCTGCTGGACAACGACGTCCGGTATCGAAATCAGGGCGATACGCTGTACATTCGGGACCCGACAGCTACGGTATATGGTGTGCGACCCGGCAGACGCGTCCGAACGGAGTGGCTGGCTCTTCAGCTGCAGGCGACACTGAACAAGAACGTAACGGATAATATCAGTGTCAATGCCAAGTACCTGATGTATGCCAACTATCAAACGCTGAACGCTATTGATCACCGCATTGACCTGACCGTAACCGCAAAAGTAACCCGCTATATCAGTACTACGTTCGGTATTATCGCTTTGCTCGACAAGGACTACAGCCCGTCATTACAACTTCAGCAAACCCTGGCTGTCGGGTTGCTGTACAATGTCAGCACGTTCCGCGAAAAGAAAAAGAAGGCGACGGCTAAGTGACGCTATTTTGGTTTTTGCTTCCTATATAATAGCTTAACCACCTGATAAACAAATCAAAGATTCACTTAACCTATTCTGTCTATGCTGAATGAATTCCGGGAATTTATTGCGAAAGGAAACGTACTGGATCTGGCCGTTGGCGTCATCATTGGCGCGGCCTTTGGTAAGATCACGACTTCACTGGTAGAGGACATCATCAACCCAATTCTGGGGCTGATTATTGGCGGTATCGACTTTAGTCAGTTGAAGTGGGTATTGAAAGAAGCCGTCGGCACAACGCCGGAAGTCGCCATTCGTTACGGTAATTTCGTTAATACGGTGCTCCAGTTCCTGATCATTGCCTGGGTGGTGTTTCTGATTGTCAAGCTGGCAAACCGTCTTCGCGTTTCTAACTCAATAGCCAAGGAGTAAACGAAACCGAGAAAGTTCAAGGAAAAGCCCCGGCTCGTAACCGGGGCTTCTTTATTTATGCGTTATTTTGTTGTTCGTATTGGTTGATTATGGCAGGAGTGAAATTAGCAATTTTAGGGGGGGGCGAAAGTGGCGTTGGCGCGGCATTACTGGCGCAAGCTAACGGATTTGACGTTTTTTTGTCGGATCGGAGTCCGCTGAACGAGAAATATCGGGCACGACTGATCGAAGCGGGTATCCCGTTTGAAGAAGGCCAGCATACCGAATCCCGGATTCTGGATGCGGTCGAAGTTGTCAAAAGTCCTGGTATTCCCTCCACTGCTCCGCTGGTTCAGCAACTGCGTGCGCAGGGAACGCCCGTCATCTCCGAAATTGAATTTGCGGCTCGCTACACCGACGCCAAACTCATTGCGATTACGGGCAGCAATGGGAAGACAACCACAACCCTGCTGACGTATCATCTGCTCAAATCGGCGGGCTTGACTGTTGGGCTGGGAGGTAACGTGGGGGACAGCTTTGCGGGGCAGGTGCTTACCACAAAAGCTGACTATTACGTTCTGGAACTAAGCAGTTTTCAGCTGGACGATATGTACGATACTCACCTGGATATGATGGTGCTGTTGAATATTACGCCCGATCACCTGGACCGGTACGGCTATAATTTTCAGAATTACGTCGAGTCCAAATTCCGGATCATACAAAACGCCCGGCCCGACGATACGTTTATCTACTTTCAGGAAAGCGCCCCGGTCCTAACCGAACTGGCCAAACGCCAGCCTGTTGTGCGGCAGCTGCCTATTTCGCTGGAAACAAACGTTGCAAAAGGAGGCTACCTGGCCGATGGCCAATTGGTAGCAACGGCCAATGGTCAGCAACTGACGTTACCACAAACCGAAACGACGTTACGTGGTCCGCATAATGCGATCAACTCACTGGCGGCTATTCTCGTCGCGCAGTCGCTGGGTATTTCGAACGAGGCTATTGTAGCGGGATTGAAAACCTTCACCAATGCGGCTCATCGGCTCGAACCGGCGGGAACGGTCGACGGGGTGCAGTACATCAACGACTCCAAAGCGACGAACGTCGATTCAGTTTTCTACGCGCTCTCCAGCATGGAAGCACCTACGGTCTGGATTGCGGGTGGTCAGGACAAAGGCAACGATTATCAGCAGTTGGACGAAATGGTGCAGCAGCACGTCAAAGCGCTGGTGTGCCTGGGAATTGACAACCAGAAACTGCTGACGTATTTCGCCGGTAAGATTCCAGAGATTCGCGAAAGCCGGTCGATGGAGGACGCCATTGTCCAGGCCCGGTCGCTGAGCGCACCCGGTGACGTAGTGCTGCTGTCGCCCGCCTGTGCGAGCTTTGATCTGTTCAAAAACTACGAAGACCGGGGCAATCAATTCAAAGCCATTGTTCAGTCGATGGTGACCGCAGGCTAGTCAATACAAACTCATCATCTATTCCGAACGCCCTAACAACTTCTACCTACTATGGCTCTCCGCGAGTGGCTCCGTACGCACCTGAAAGGTGATCGCCAAATCTGGTGGATCGTTCTCTACCTGTCTATCATGAGTATTCTGGTTGTGTACAGCGCAACCGGCACCAAGGCGTTCCGCGAACTGGACGGCAATACCGAGGCATTTCTGTTCAAACATGGTCTCCTGTTACTGGTTGGGGTAGCCTGCACCTATTTTGCCCACCGGTTTAACTATGTCGTATACGCCAAACTATCGAAATTTGGCCTTTGGCTGTCTATTCCGCTGCTGCTGTGGGCCTTCTTCAAAGGCACAAACCTGAACGACGCATCGCGCTGGGTAACCATTCCGATCATTGGACAGACTTTCCAGCCTTCCGATCTGGCCAAACTGGCTTTGATTTCCAATCTGGCGGCCATGCTGGCCAAACGGCAGAAGATCATGAACAACCCGGAGGTGCTGCTAAGTCTCATCGTGTGGATCGGCATTATCTGTTCGCTCATTATTCTGTCCAATACGTCAACTGCTCTGTTGCTGGCAGCCACCTGCTTTCTGCTGATGTATATAGGGCGGGTACCAACCAGATACCTGACCATCATGGTGGTCGTTTGTGTGGTTCTGGGAGGGCTGGGATTAATTCTGGGGCAACGGTTTGGCACGGCGACCAACCGGGTAAAAAGCTTTATGGATTCTGATACCATCGTGTACCAGGTCGAGCAGTCGTATATCGCGCTGGCTAATGGTGGGCTGATGGGGCAGGGGCCGGGTAATAGTCACCAGCGTAATACCCTGCCGAACCCCTTCTCCGATTTTATCTACGCCATTATTGTTGAAGAATATGGTTTATTGCTGGGTGGTATTCCGGTGCTGCTGGCCTATTTGTGGTTTCTCTGGCGAGGGATTCGAGCCATTCGCGTAACCAGTCGACCCTTTGGCGGGTTGCTATCAGTAGGATTAACATTCAGCATTGTTTTCCAGGCGTTTGCCAGCATGTGCGTGGCCATTGGGCTGGCTCCTGTAACCGGTCAGCCGATGCCGATGCTTAGCATGGGGGGAACCTCACTCATTTTTACCGGACTTTCGATCGGGATTGTCCTGAGCGTTAGCCGGGGTGAGGCCGATGAACGGGCCATTGCCGACAGTCGATAGGCCCGTTACATAAGAGGGCAGCAGTTATTCAGGAACACCTATGAACGTAATCATCAGCGGGGGCGGAACCGGCGGACATATTTACCCGGCTATTGCCATCGCGAACGAACTTAAAACATTGGACCCAACGACCGAGATTCTGTTTGTCGGTGCGGAAGGAAAGATGGAAATGGAAAAAGTGCCCCGGGCTGGCTACCAGATTCTGGGACTGCCGGTGGTAGGCATCAAGCGCGAACTGACGCTGGCGAATCTGGCTTTCCCGATTAAACTGGGTCGTAGTTTTCTGCGGGCGCAGCAGATCGTGCGCGATTTCAAACCAGACGTAGCGGTGGGCGTTGGCGGATACGCAAGTGGGCCGCTGCTGCTGGCAGCTTCGCTGAAAGGCGTACCGACGCTGATTCAGGAGCAGAACTCCTATGCCGGCATCACTAATAAAGCGCTGGCCCGCTGGGCCCGGCGTATTTGCGTAGCCTATCCAGGGATGGAAGCATTCTTCCCGGCCGAAAAAGTGAAAATGACCGGTAACCCGGTACGTAGTGATATTCAGTTTGCCGACCAGCAGGTTGAGGCCGGACGGCAGTTGTTCGGTCTGGAAGCGGGTCGCCCAACGCTGCTCGTTATTGGCGGTAGTCAGGGAGCCCGAACCCTGAACGAAAGCCTGGAAGCGGGTCTGACGCAATTCGTCGATGCGGGTGTGCAGGTGGTCTGGCAGACGGGAACGGCGTTTATCGAGCGGGCACGCGCGGCTGTTGCCACACTGGGCTCTCCGCTGATCAAAGCGTATGACTTTATCTACGACATGGACAAAGCCTATGCTGTGGCCGATGCTGTGGTGTCGCGGGCGGGGGCGCTGTCGGTATCGGAGTTATGTCTGGTCGGTCGCCCGGCCATTCTGGTCCCACTGCCCACGGCGGCTGAAGATCATCAAACCAAGAACGCTATGAGTCTGGTCGACCGGCAGGCAGCACTATTGGTTAACGACCGAACAGCCCGGCAGGAACTGGTTCCGGCGGCTCTGGCATTGCTGAACAACGAATTGGAGCGGCAGCAGTTAAGCCGACAGATCAAAACGCTGGCCCGACCCAATGCCGCGCGGGAAATTGCGGAAGAAGTACGAAAACTGGTGAAGTAAAGAGCCAACAGGATCGCGATGAACAGAATGAACGTGTTCATACGGATCGTCAACTGAGCTATGACATTAGATACAATCAAGAACGCTTACTTTCTGGGAATTGGCGGCATTGGCATGAGTGCCCTGGCGCGCTGGTTTCGCATTAACGGGTATGCCGTGGCTGGCTACGACAAAACACCGACGCAACTGACAGAGGCACTGGAAGCCGAAGGCATGACCATCCACTTTACCGAAGACGTTGAACAGATTCCGGCTTCGTTCCGGGAAAACCCGGCCGAAACGCTGGTGATCTATACGCCCGCCGTTCCCAAAACGCACGCCGAATACATTTACCTGACCGAAAACGGTTTTACGCTGCAAAAGCGGTCGCAGGTATTAGGTCTGATTGCCGGACAGATGAAAACAGTCGGGATTGCCGGTACGCATGGCAAAACTACAACCTCGTCGATGGTCGCCCACATCCTGCGGGATTCGGGCGTAAACTGCGCGGCTTTTCTGGGCGGTATTACGGCTAACTACGGTACGAACTTCCTGCTGAACGAGCCCGCCGAAGACCTGCGCTCGGTGGTTTGCGTCGTGGAAGCCGATGAGTTTGACCGGTCTTTCCTGACGCTGTTTCCGCATTTGGCTGTCGTTACGTCGACCGATGCCGACCACCTGGACATTTACGGAGCGCATGACGCCGTGCTGGAATCGTTTGGTAAATACGTCAGCCAGATCGAGTCAGATGGAGTACTGTTCATGAAACAGGGCCTGGCTCTAGCCGATAAAACAAAGGCGCAGGTTCGGCCTTATTCGCTCGAAAGTGGGAATTACTACAGCCAGAATCTGCACGTTGATGAGGCAACGTTCCGATTCGATCTGGTTTACCCCGGCGGGGTAATCAGCGACATCTGTCTAATGGTGCCCGGCTTCCATAACGTCGAAAATGCCATTGCCGCCGGAGCTGTCGCACTCGAACTGGGCGTAACGCCCGAAGCCATCAAGGTAGCGCTGGCCAGTTACCGGGGGGTAAAGCGCCGGTTTGATTACATTCTCAAAACCGAGGAGGCCGTTCTGATTGACGATTATGCGCACCATCCGGCCGAAGTAAACGCATTTTTATCATCGGTAAAGGCGTTGTATCCGGATCGTGACGTAGTAGCTATTTTTCAACCGCATTTGTTTACCCGAACGCGCGATTTTGCTGACGGTTTTGCCGAGAGTCTGTCGCTGGCCGACCACGTAATTCTGCTGGATATCTACCCGGCGCGTGAACAACCGATTGAAGGCGTGACGTCAGATTTGATTTTTGAGAAAATTCAGGCGAAGAAAAAGGAAAAAAGTACAAAAACTGAACTACCTTCATTGATTCGATCGCTCAGGCCGTCATTGCTGGTCACAATCGGCGCTGGAGACATTGATCAGTTGTTGCCGGTATTAAAATCAGAATTAGAGACCAATAGATAAAAATATTTGTTTGACAACTTAGCATATTTACGGATGTTCTCTACCTTTAATTCGACCAGAAAGTGGGCTCTGACCATCGGCGGCATTTGCTGCGTGTTCGGGCTTATCGCTTTCACCGAAATTCAACAGGGGCAGAAGCACGTTCAGGCGGTTGTTATTCATCTGGATGAGATCGATGGACACCGGTTTCTAACGAGCCGGGATGTCCGGGGATATCTGACTAACGAAGGGGCTGATCCCATCATCGGAAAACCGTATGATGAGGTTGATTTCCGCCAACTGGAACAACGGTTGTTACAGCACGGACTGGTGAAAAAATGTCAGGTTTCGCGTGACCTGATGGGAAATTTGCTCGTCACGATTGAA encodes:
- a CDS encoding mechanosensitive ion channel family protein encodes the protein MNNVPNLQEILINIVVGLINQLVNFIPRLISAIVILALGLLVAKLVRTVVKTILSKVGIDKIGEQLNEIDLVKKLNTDIKVSTILAQVLYFFIVLIFATAAAEMLGVAALTDLVLGVTNLIPKLIVAGLMLVVGLFISEGLKKFIINLCDSFNISAGRMLGTIVFSFFLVITLINALGQAGINTELLESSFNLIIGGVIFAFAIGYGIASRDVMANIISSFYSKNKYREGQVIQIDDVKGEIIKIDATSVTLQTGDTITVFPLQTLQTKKVEVF
- a CDS encoding DUF3078 domain-containing protein — its product is MKGTLHFLLAWLISYGALAQDTTVVKNFKDTLVVKIKFDTTYWQRSFSGGINLNQASFTNWSGGGINSIALGSTVSARALYMKGQWSWDNTGDFQLGYITQEGVRRKSSDQILITSAVGLKASPVLDYFFSSTFSSYFAPGYQYTKLAPEQTQLKISNFLSPGQLSLAWGLAYKPQTWLSVRLSPFSPRFTFLLDNDVRYRNQGDTLYIRDPTATVYGVRPGRRVRTEWLALQLQATLNKNVTDNISVNAKYLMYANYQTLNAIDHRIDLTVTAKVTRYISTTFGIIALLDKDYSPSLQLQQTLAVGLLYNVSTFREKKKKATAK
- the mscL gene encoding large-conductance mechanosensitive channel protein MscL, giving the protein MLNEFREFIAKGNVLDLAVGVIIGAAFGKITTSLVEDIINPILGLIIGGIDFSQLKWVLKEAVGTTPEVAIRYGNFVNTVLQFLIIAWVVFLIVKLANRLRVSNSIAKE
- the murD gene encoding UDP-N-acetylmuramoyl-L-alanine--D-glutamate ligase, encoding MAGVKLAILGGGESGVGAALLAQANGFDVFLSDRSPLNEKYRARLIEAGIPFEEGQHTESRILDAVEVVKSPGIPSTAPLVQQLRAQGTPVISEIEFAARYTDAKLIAITGSNGKTTTTLLTYHLLKSAGLTVGLGGNVGDSFAGQVLTTKADYYVLELSSFQLDDMYDTHLDMMVLLNITPDHLDRYGYNFQNYVESKFRIIQNARPDDTFIYFQESAPVLTELAKRQPVVRQLPISLETNVAKGGYLADGQLVATANGQQLTLPQTETTLRGPHNAINSLAAILVAQSLGISNEAIVAGLKTFTNAAHRLEPAGTVDGVQYINDSKATNVDSVFYALSSMEAPTVWIAGGQDKGNDYQQLDEMVQQHVKALVCLGIDNQKLLTYFAGKIPEIRESRSMEDAIVQARSLSAPGDVVLLSPACASFDLFKNYEDRGNQFKAIVQSMVTAG
- a CDS encoding FtsW/RodA/SpoVE family cell cycle protein, which produces MALREWLRTHLKGDRQIWWIVLYLSIMSILVVYSATGTKAFRELDGNTEAFLFKHGLLLLVGVACTYFAHRFNYVVYAKLSKFGLWLSIPLLLWAFFKGTNLNDASRWVTIPIIGQTFQPSDLAKLALISNLAAMLAKRQKIMNNPEVLLSLIVWIGIICSLIILSNTSTALLLAATCFLLMYIGRVPTRYLTIMVVVCVVLGGLGLILGQRFGTATNRVKSFMDSDTIVYQVEQSYIALANGGLMGQGPGNSHQRNTLPNPFSDFIYAIIVEEYGLLLGGIPVLLAYLWFLWRGIRAIRVTSRPFGGLLSVGLTFSIVFQAFASMCVAIGLAPVTGQPMPMLSMGGTSLIFTGLSIGIVLSVSRGEADERAIADSR
- the murG gene encoding undecaprenyldiphospho-muramoylpentapeptide beta-N-acetylglucosaminyltransferase, encoding MNVIISGGGTGGHIYPAIAIANELKTLDPTTEILFVGAEGKMEMEKVPRAGYQILGLPVVGIKRELTLANLAFPIKLGRSFLRAQQIVRDFKPDVAVGVGGYASGPLLLAASLKGVPTLIQEQNSYAGITNKALARWARRICVAYPGMEAFFPAEKVKMTGNPVRSDIQFADQQVEAGRQLFGLEAGRPTLLVIGGSQGARTLNESLEAGLTQFVDAGVQVVWQTGTAFIERARAAVATLGSPLIKAYDFIYDMDKAYAVADAVVSRAGALSVSELCLVGRPAILVPLPTAAEDHQTKNAMSLVDRQAALLVNDRTARQELVPAALALLNNELERQQLSRQIKTLARPNAAREIAEEVRKLVK
- the murC gene encoding UDP-N-acetylmuramate--L-alanine ligase — encoded protein: MTLDTIKNAYFLGIGGIGMSALARWFRINGYAVAGYDKTPTQLTEALEAEGMTIHFTEDVEQIPASFRENPAETLVIYTPAVPKTHAEYIYLTENGFTLQKRSQVLGLIAGQMKTVGIAGTHGKTTTSSMVAHILRDSGVNCAAFLGGITANYGTNFLLNEPAEDLRSVVCVVEADEFDRSFLTLFPHLAVVTSTDADHLDIYGAHDAVLESFGKYVSQIESDGVLFMKQGLALADKTKAQVRPYSLESGNYYSQNLHVDEATFRFDLVYPGGVISDICLMVPGFHNVENAIAAGAVALELGVTPEAIKVALASYRGVKRRFDYILKTEEAVLIDDYAHHPAEVNAFLSSVKALYPDRDVVAIFQPHLFTRTRDFADGFAESLSLADHVILLDIYPAREQPIEGVTSDLIFEKIQAKKKEKSTKTELPSLIRSLRPSLLVTIGAGDIDQLLPVLKSELETNR